In Helianthus annuus cultivar XRQ/B chromosome 9, HanXRQr2.0-SUNRISE, whole genome shotgun sequence, the following are encoded in one genomic region:
- the LOC110875754 gene encoding protein FAR1-RELATED SEQUENCE 5-like has translation MPVDCSRSSEAPVRSPDVVISNNFMNSAFNDDQVMDNEEASQDSHMQLMPGAVSGSSHGHSLFAESSRGQIDGPSNPYFVFDTPQGTRYWIPNVADKFIPLCGKSYPTFADVLSMYELYAFEAGFSVKKRQTKVWNGIPTHKYLRCSKYGKPQLKRTFDTLDESSVKHRRTNFTWCDGKASILVSISNDSYTVLSFNDIHNHELVESYNRDLSKISRKLSFSTKQFIHNMSLNSIGPMRAYRCLVALKGGHHNVNGTPVDFKNFSHQLRIFIGERDAQVFLERLRERFDNLPNFYFDYTVSNGKLSSVFWADEISKLNYKAFGDVLAFDATYSTNRYKMVFVPFTSVDHHFQCVTFGAGLISTESIESYVWLLKAFLKAHGTQPTLVLSDQDPSMLQAVPMVFTESRHRLCMWHIMKKLPSKISADVLENTDLRSCIHRLVWNVYIKPETFESRWNDLLQTFRLQDHSWLNDMYNIKHLWVPAYFRELPMCCLMKTTSRCESSNAAFKVNSTSANTLVQFMMCFENRVDSQRYRQRVSEYKTSSTMFTGNTDLAIEQHAFAIYTNAVFAQVQKEIIKGKFLCYITNQTESSDSSLLIDVTHLDKRNNITNVY, from the exons ATGCCTGTTGATTGTTCGCGATCATCCGAAGCCCCTGTTAGATCCCCGGATGTTGTGATCTCCAACAATTTCATGAACAGCGCTTTTAATGATGACCAGGTTATGGATAATGAAGAAG CATCCCAAGATTCCCATATGCAGCTCATGCCTGGTGCTGTTTCTGGATCATCTCATGGTCATTCTCTGTTTGCTGAATCATCACGCGGCCAGATAGACG GGCCATCGAATCCATACTTCGTTTTTGATACCCCTCAGGGAACCCGTTACTGGATTCCTAACGTCGCTGATAAGTTCATACCATTGTGTGGGAAATCTTATCCAACTTTTGCGGATGTTCTTTCCATGTATGAACTTTATGCGTTTGAAGCAGGTTTTTCTGTAAAAAAAAGGCAAACTAAAGTCTGGAATGGAATTCCCACACACAAGTATCTTCGATGCTCAAAATATGGAAAACCACAACTCAAGAGGACTTTTGACACCCTAGATGAATCTTCTGTTAAGCACCGGAGGACCAACTTCACATGGTGTGACGGTAAGGCAAGCATACTAGTCTCAATCTCGAATGATTCATACACAGTTCTGAGTTTCAATGATATTCATAATCATGAACTTGTTGAGAGTTACAACCGTGATCTTAGCAAGATATCACGGAAGCTGTCATTCTCCACCAAACAATTCATTCACAATATGAGTCTAAACAGTATCGGACCCATGAGAGCTTATAGATGTCTTGTAGCTTTAAAAGGAGGGCATCACAATGTCAATGGGACTCCGGTGGATTTTAAAAACTTTAGCCACCAGTTGCGAATTTTTATTGGTGAACGCGACGCACAAGTTTTCCTTGAACGCCTGCGTGAGCGCTTTGACAACCTACCCAACTTCTATTTTGATTACACTGTATCAAATGGAAAGTTGTCTTCTGTATTCTGGGCTGATGAGATTTCAAAGCTAAACTACAAAGCTTTTGGCGATGTCCTCGCGTTTGACGCAACTTACAGCACTAACAG GTACAAGATGGTTTTTGTGCCATTCACGAGTGTGGATCATCATTTCCAATGTGTTACATTTGGGGCGGGTTTGATATCAACCGAGTCCATTGAATCCTATGTGTGGCTGCTTAAGGCTTTTTTGAAGGCACACGGTACTCAACCAACTCTCGTGCTGAGTGATCAAGACCCATCCATGCTACAAGCTGTTCCTATGGTCTTTACCGAATCACGACACCGTCTATGCATGTGGCATATAATGAAAAAACTACCCTCCAAG ATCTCTGCGGACGTTCTCGAAAACACTGATCTTCGGTCCTGCATTCACCGGTTGGTTTGGAATGTTTATATCAAACCTGAAACGTTTGAGTCCCGCTGGAATGACCTCCTACAAACATTTAGGCTTCAAGACCACAGCTGGTTGAACGACATgtacaacatcaaacatctttgGGTACCAGCGTACTTCAGGGAACTGCCCATGTGTTGCTTAATGAAGACCACTTCACGTTGCGAAAGCTCTAACGCTGCCTTCAAGGTCAACTCAACAAGCGCAAACACCCTTGTACAATTTATGATGTGCTTTGAAAATAGGGTAGACAGCCAACGATATCGGCAACGTGTATCGGAGTACAAAACCTCATCCACGATGTTCACTGGCAATACTGATTTAGCGATAGAACAGCACGCGTTCGCCATTTACACAAACGCTGTTTTCGCGCAAGTTCAAAAAGAGATAATTAAAGGGAAGTTTTTATGCTACATCACAAACCAAACCGAGTCCAGCGATTCCAGTCTTTTGATAGACGTCACTCATTTGGATAAAAGGAACAATATCACAAATGTCTATTAG